The following coding sequences are from one Lentimicrobiaceae bacterium window:
- a CDS encoding metallophosphoesterase: MRTWVIPDVHGCINTLKALIENVLQPNSNDNIYFLGDLVDRGDNSKEVIDYIWSLKYSGIATQVVKGNHEYYLIETYKAETNKGFWKKKLNIRTNIYKEWMRHGGKNTLNSFGVSSPSQLPEKYVKYLEELPYYIETDNYYIVHAGFNFANDDIFSDKHSMMWVRDYEVDKDKLNGKKIIHGHVPVPLDFIHQNLKYNSYDFIDIDNGVYMKDRPDYGNLLALELNTLKLFVQPNID; encoded by the coding sequence ATGAGAACGTGGGTAATTCCGGATGTTCATGGTTGTATCAACACTCTTAAGGCGTTGATAGAAAATGTTTTACAACCAAACTCAAACGATAATATATATTTTTTGGGCGACCTTGTTGATAGAGGCGATAATTCTAAAGAAGTTATCGACTATATTTGGTCGCTCAAATATAGTGGTATTGCTACTCAAGTTGTAAAAGGAAATCATGAATACTACCTAATAGAGACCTACAAAGCTGAAACCAATAAAGGTTTTTGGAAAAAAAAACTTAATATACGCACTAATATTTATAAAGAATGGATGAGACACGGCGGCAAAAATACTTTGAATAGCTTTGGCGTTAGTTCTCCATCTCAATTACCGGAAAAATACGTAAAATACTTAGAAGAGCTACCCTACTACATCGAGACTGACAATTATTACATTGTTCATGCCGGATTTAATTTTGCCAACGATGATATTTTTTCGGATAAGCACTCTATGATGTGGGTTAGAGACTACGAAGTTGACAAGGACAAACTAAACGGAAAAAAAATAATACACGGTCATGTGCCTGTTCCTCTAGATTTTATACACCAAAATTTGAAATATAATTCATACGATTTCATCGACATTGACAATGGCGTGTATATGAAAGACAGACCCGATTACGGCAATTTGTTGGCTTTGGAATTGAACACTTTAAAACTTTTTGTACAACCGAATATCGATTAA
- a CDS encoding OmpA family protein, translating into MKKFNTILQLLLSVLLVFTLTQTVSAQEAKVPFNGYVYLQPNVGIHQYFGDLNENDFYDKEINLAYGAALGWQFSRVVGIRGHFNMGKVSGGRDDLGAPSCDFSSKLMYGGGQLTLNVNELFNNNPKRLLNLYLMGGAGYLNSKSTQYQLGTENPLPNKENISKSSFMVPAGLGLGIRLSEVVGLNLEYNHNILFNDDVVDNFKNVNNKEINDHFGFASLGLQIRFKSSDRDGDGVPDKKDLCPDEYGTVELMGCPDKDGDGIADKDDECPNEPGLAEFNGCPDTDGDGIPDHKDECPNEAGSKELNGCPDKDGDGIPDHKDECPNEFGLAEFNGCPDTDGDGIPDKDDECPDLRGPKSTRGCPDTDGDGIPDKDDDCPTVPGTAANRGCPETPKGPSVEIFKVVYFNTASSVVISKYTKDLNEVADLMKQHSDVKVSVAGHADSRGDEGYNMRLSEKRADYVINYLAKKGIEKERIIKSFHGITQPAAPNDGPTNWAKNRRVEIKSVL; encoded by the coding sequence ATGAAAAAGTTTAACACAATCTTACAATTATTGCTATCAGTTTTGTTGGTTTTCACTTTAACGCAGACTGTTAGCGCACAAGAAGCTAAAGTACCATTTAATGGTTATGTTTACCTTCAACCAAATGTTGGAATTCACCAATATTTTGGGGACTTAAATGAAAATGATTTTTACGACAAAGAAATCAATTTAGCCTATGGAGCCGCTTTGGGTTGGCAATTTAGTAGAGTTGTCGGAATTAGAGGACACTTCAATATGGGAAAAGTATCTGGCGGTAGAGACGATTTAGGAGCTCCTAGCTGCGATTTTAGTAGTAAATTGATGTACGGAGGCGGTCAGCTTACTCTTAACGTTAATGAACTTTTCAACAATAATCCGAAAAGATTACTCAACTTGTATTTAATGGGTGGAGCCGGATATTTGAACTCAAAGAGTACTCAATATCAGTTAGGTACTGAAAATCCTTTACCAAATAAGGAAAATATCAGTAAAAGCTCGTTTATGGTTCCTGCCGGACTTGGTTTGGGTATCAGATTGTCAGAAGTTGTTGGTTTAAACCTTGAGTATAACCACAATATTTTGTTTAATGATGATGTCGTTGACAACTTTAAAAATGTGAACAATAAAGAAATAAATGACCATTTTGGTTTTGCATCTTTGGGTTTACAAATCAGATTTAAATCTTCAGATAGAGATGGCGACGGAGTTCCTGACAAGAAAGACTTATGTCCTGACGAATATGGTACTGTTGAATTGATGGGTTGTCCTGATAAAGATGGCGACGGTATAGCTGATAAAGATGACGAATGTCCAAATGAGCCAGGTTTAGCTGAATTCAACGGTTGTCCCGATACTGATGGTGACGGAATACCCGATCATAAAGACGAATGTCCAAATGAAGCAGGTTCAAAAGAACTTAATGGATGCCCTGATAAAGACGGTGACGGAATTCCTGATCATAAAGACGAGTGTCCAAATGAATTTGGTTTAGCTGAGTTTAACGGTTGCCCCGATACTGACGGTGACGGTATTCCTGATAAAGACGACGAATGTCCGGATTTAAGAGGACCTAAATCAACAAGAGGTTGCCCCGATACTGATGGTGACGGTATTCCTGATAAAGACGACGATTGCCCAACAGTTCCAGGAACTGCAGCAAATAGAGGTTGTCCGGAAACACCTAAAGGACCAAGCGTAGAAATTTTCAAAGTAGTTTACTTTAATACTGCAAGCAGCGTAGTTATTTCAAAGTATACCAAAGATTTGAACGAAGTTGCTGATTTAATGAAACAACACAGCGATGTTAAAGTTTCTGTTGCAGGTCACGCCGACTCAAGAGGCGATGAAGGTTATAACATGAGACTTTCGGAAAAACGTGCCGATTATGTTATCAACTACCTAGCTAAAAAAGGAATTGAAAAAGAAAGAATTATCAAATCATTCCATGGTATTACTCAACCGGCAGCTCCAAATGATGGACCTACCAACTGGGCTAAAAACCGTAGAGTTGAAATTAAATCAGTATTGTAG
- a CDS encoding RNA methyltransferase — MRKLSLSELNRVGVEQYKESKKKPIVCVLDNVRSKHNVGSIFRTCDAFLVEEIHLCGLTPLPPDKEISKTALGATESVSWKYYEHTKQSILELKEKGYLIVCVEQTTESIDIYNFKNPKMRKIALVLGHEVCGIDDQIVEMCDVSLEIPQFGTKHSLNVSVAFGIVISKIFTFF; from the coding sequence ATGAGAAAACTATCATTATCGGAACTAAATCGTGTCGGCGTAGAACAATATAAGGAATCTAAAAAAAAACCTATAGTATGTGTTTTAGACAATGTAAGAAGTAAACACAATGTCGGTTCTATTTTCAGAACTTGCGATGCTTTTTTAGTCGAAGAAATACACCTATGCGGATTGACACCTTTGCCACCTGACAAGGAAATTTCTAAAACAGCCTTAGGTGCTACCGAATCGGTTAGTTGGAAGTACTACGAGCACACTAAACAGTCGATATTGGAATTGAAAGAAAAGGGTTATTTAATAGTTTGTGTAGAACAAACAACTGAAAGTATTGATATTTATAATTTTAAAAATCCCAAAATGAGAAAAATTGCACTGGTACTTGGTCACGAAGTATGCGGAATAGACGACCAAATAGTTGAAATGTGCGATGTGAGCCTAGAAATACCTCAGTTTGGGACTAAGCATTCATTGAATGTTTCGGTAGCTTTTGGCATTGTAATAAGTAAAATTTTTACATTTTTTTAA
- the mutS gene encoding DNA mismatch repair protein MutS, with amino-acid sequence MAKKSNRENNESMTPLMKQYNSIKAKYPDALLLFRVGDFYETFGNDAIIASEVLNIVLTKRANGRASSIELAGFPHHSLDTYLPKLVRAGYRVAICDQLEDPKLAKTIVKRGVTELVTPGVSYNDKILDAKENNFLAAVHLRKDTTGISFLDISTGEFYVAQGSNEYIEKLLQTFSPSEVILQKNKRNEFEQLFGSKFYFFYFEDWVFQYEFSYNLLKKHFKTTSLKGFGVNDLKEGIIAAGVALYYLSETHHDETSHICKISRVEEDKYVWLDKFTIRNLELLPTNNKEYNHSLLGIIDSTITPMGARLLKRWLLLPLKDKTKIEQRQSIVDYMINNDTFSENINSNIKQIGDIERLISKVAIGRVSPREILQLNKALVAIVPIKALCNNTNVEALVQIGEKLNPCSSIAEMIEKSIKSDAPAVVSKGNVIRSGVSEELDELRNIAISGKDYLVSIQQREIATTGIPSLKIGFNNVFGYYLEVTNTHKDKVPSTWQRKQTLVNAERYITEELKEYEQKILTAEDKILELEQQLFENVVRQIGEYIEPIQLNAYLISQLDCLQSFAQNAKKYNYCKPTIDNSFSISITEGRHPVIERHLPPDNPYISNDVFLDNQTQQIIILTGPNMSGKSAFLRQTALITLMAQIGSYVPAKDATIGIVDKIFTRVGASDNISSGESTFMVEMNEAASILNNMSNRSLILLDEIGRGTSTYDGISIARSITEYMHEHPFYKPKVLFATHYHELNEIANSYERVKNFHVEVKEIGKQVIFLRKISEGGSEHSFGIHVARMAGMPELVIKRAEDLLKQLEKLRISQPESVKTSEKKEQKDSIQLSFYQMEDPLLLQIRDDILKIDINTLTPVEALMKLNEIKKLLKNY; translated from the coding sequence ATGGCAAAGAAAAGTAATAGAGAAAATAACGAATCAATGACTCCGTTGATGAAGCAATACAATAGCATAAAGGCTAAATATCCTGATGCCCTATTGCTATTCAGAGTTGGCGATTTTTACGAAACCTTCGGCAACGATGCCATCATTGCTTCGGAAGTTCTTAACATTGTACTTACCAAACGTGCCAACGGCAGGGCTTCTTCTATTGAGTTAGCGGGATTTCCGCATCATTCGTTAGACACTTATTTGCCGAAACTTGTACGTGCCGGTTACAGAGTTGCTATTTGCGACCAACTTGAAGACCCAAAACTAGCTAAAACCATTGTCAAAAGAGGTGTTACCGAACTTGTTACTCCGGGCGTTTCATATAATGACAAAATATTAGATGCAAAAGAAAATAATTTCTTGGCAGCCGTACACTTACGTAAAGATACTACTGGTATTTCTTTTTTAGATATATCAACAGGCGAATTTTACGTTGCGCAAGGAAGCAACGAATATATTGAAAAACTGCTTCAAACATTTTCGCCTTCGGAAGTTATCTTACAAAAAAATAAACGAAACGAATTTGAGCAACTTTTTGGCAGCAAATTCTACTTCTTTTATTTTGAGGACTGGGTATTCCAGTATGAGTTTTCGTACAATCTGCTAAAAAAACACTTTAAAACAACTTCGCTAAAAGGATTTGGTGTAAACGATTTAAAAGAAGGTATTATAGCCGCCGGAGTTGCGCTGTATTATTTATCGGAGACACATCACGATGAAACGAGTCACATATGCAAAATATCTCGTGTTGAGGAAGACAAATACGTTTGGCTAGACAAATTTACAATAAGAAATTTGGAATTGTTGCCTACAAACAACAAAGAATACAACCATAGTTTACTTGGAATCATCGACTCAACCATAACTCCTATGGGAGCACGATTGCTCAAACGATGGTTGCTTCTGCCTCTGAAAGACAAGACTAAAATTGAGCAGCGACAAAGTATTGTTGATTATATGATAAACAACGATACTTTTAGCGAAAATATAAACAGCAACATAAAACAGATTGGCGATATAGAAAGACTAATAAGCAAGGTAGCCATAGGAAGAGTTAGTCCGCGCGAAATACTGCAACTAAATAAGGCTCTCGTTGCTATTGTTCCTATTAAAGCATTATGCAACAACACTAACGTTGAAGCGTTGGTACAAATAGGCGAAAAGCTTAATCCGTGTAGTAGTATTGCCGAGATGATAGAAAAAAGCATTAAATCTGATGCTCCTGCAGTTGTTAGTAAAGGGAATGTTATACGTTCGGGGGTTTCGGAAGAATTGGACGAACTAAGAAATATTGCCATCTCCGGAAAAGATTACCTTGTTAGTATACAACAACGCGAAATTGCTACTACCGGAATACCATCGCTAAAAATCGGATTCAATAACGTTTTCGGTTATTACTTAGAAGTTACAAACACACACAAAGATAAGGTTCCAAGCACTTGGCAAAGAAAGCAAACTCTTGTTAATGCCGAAAGGTACATCACAGAAGAACTTAAAGAATACGAACAAAAAATTCTGACAGCCGAAGATAAAATCTTAGAATTGGAGCAGCAACTATTTGAAAACGTTGTAAGACAAATTGGGGAATACATTGAGCCTATACAACTTAATGCATATTTAATTTCGCAGTTAGATTGTTTACAATCCTTTGCTCAGAACGCCAAAAAATATAATTATTGTAAACCAACGATAGACAACTCTTTCTCTATTTCGATAACGGAAGGCAGGCATCCTGTAATTGAGCGACATCTTCCACCCGACAATCCGTACATTTCGAACGATGTATTTTTGGATAATCAAACGCAACAAATAATAATTCTTACAGGTCCAAACATGTCGGGTAAATCGGCTTTTTTGCGACAAACCGCACTAATTACACTGATGGCTCAAATAGGAAGCTACGTGCCTGCAAAAGACGCAACAATAGGTATTGTTGATAAAATATTTACCAGAGTTGGAGCATCCGACAATATTTCGTCGGGCGAAAGCACCTTTATGGTCGAGATGAACGAAGCTGCAAGCATACTGAATAATATGTCGAACCGAAGTCTTATACTTTTAGACGAAATCGGTCGTGGTACCAGCACTTACGATGGTATATCGATAGCACGCTCAATAACCGAATATATGCACGAACACCCGTTTTACAAGCCGAAAGTGCTATTTGCAACTCACTACCACGAGCTTAACGAAATTGCCAACAGTTACGAAAGGGTTAAAAACTTTCATGTAGAAGTAAAAGAAATAGGCAAGCAAGTAATCTTTTTGCGAAAGATAAGTGAAGGCGGTAGCGAACACAGCTTTGGTATTCACGTGGCACGCATGGCAGGTATGCCGGAATTAGTGATTAAAAGAGCTGAAGATTTGCTGAAACAATTGGAAAAATTAAGAATTAGCCAGCCCGAAAGTGTTAAAACTAGCGAAAAAAAAGAGCAAAAAGATAGTATTCAGTTAAGTTTTTACCAGATGGAAGACCCGCTTTTGTTGCAAATACGAGACGATATACTTAAAATAGATATCAATACGCTAACTCCAGTGGAAGCTCTGATGAAGCTAAACGAAATTAAAAAATTATTGAAAAATTATTGA
- a CDS encoding NAD(P)H-hydrate dehydratase — translation MIPILDTKQVREGDKYTIENEPISSIDLMERAARYCSKLIIDNETFTDKKFYLVCGSGNNGGDGAAMARILYASRRIVEVFLPENHNNFSDDLVENINSLPRDVNVGSHSDFLNTDIPDDAIIIDALLGSGLSRPISDGTIADVIGKINSLDNIVISIDIPSGLFADKPMDYKNSHIIKADYTFTIAFPKLAFFIPETEDYIGSFSIVDINIHKDYVNSVTTPYNLVEFDDLKKLYKHRKRFSHKGTFGHCLCIGGSVGMTGALLLMSKAALKSGAGLVSALVNDTTLPIVQTALPEVICLNTHDSNFFEVGDSNLQKYQSVAIGPGFGTDKDKKEILSYCLSNVECPMVIDADAINILSCNREMLNKLPENSILTPHFKEFQRLVDVDITDSFMRINLMRDFCINYKVYIVLKGAYSIVCTPQGDCYFNPTGNPGMATGGSGDVLTGVIAGLLAQGYNQKDACILATYLHGRAGDISAFQNGYEAIIASDIIENLGNAFVEIY, via the coding sequence ATGATACCTATTCTTGATACAAAGCAAGTCCGCGAAGGCGACAAATATACAATTGAAAATGAACCGATTAGCTCTATTGATTTAATGGAAAGAGCCGCAAGGTATTGTTCCAAATTAATAATTGATAATGAGACTTTTACCGATAAAAAGTTTTATTTGGTGTGCGGAAGTGGCAATAATGGCGGTGATGGTGCTGCTATGGCAAGAATTTTATACGCTAGCAGAAGAATTGTCGAGGTGTTTTTGCCTGAAAACCATAATAATTTTTCCGACGATTTAGTCGAAAATATAAATAGTTTGCCAAGGGACGTTAATGTAGGTTCTCATTCCGATTTTCTCAATACTGATATTCCCGACGATGCAATCATCATTGATGCCCTGTTGGGAAGCGGTTTATCTCGACCTATTAGTGATGGCACAATAGCTGATGTTATCGGTAAAATCAATAGTTTGGATAATATTGTTATTTCTATTGATATTCCTTCGGGCTTGTTTGCCGATAAACCTATGGATTACAAAAACTCACATATTATCAAAGCCGACTACACCTTTACCATTGCTTTTCCAAAATTAGCTTTCTTTATACCCGAAACGGAGGATTACATTGGCAGCTTCAGTATTGTTGATATCAATATCCATAAAGATTACGTTAATAGCGTAACAACGCCTTACAATTTAGTCGAATTTGACGATTTAAAGAAGTTGTACAAGCATCGCAAGAGGTTTTCCCATAAAGGCACTTTTGGGCATTGTTTATGTATTGGCGGCAGCGTTGGCATGACAGGAGCTTTGCTGCTTATGTCGAAAGCAGCCCTTAAATCGGGTGCGGGATTGGTCTCGGCATTGGTTAACGATACTACTTTGCCTATTGTGCAGACAGCTTTACCTGAAGTGATTTGTTTGAACACCCACGACAGTAATTTCTTTGAAGTAGGTGATAGTAATCTGCAAAAATATCAGTCTGTTGCTATTGGTCCTGGGTTTGGAACTGATAAGGATAAGAAAGAGATTTTAAGTTATTGCCTAAGTAATGTCGAATGTCCTATGGTTATTGATGCCGATGCAATTAATATTTTGTCGTGCAACAGAGAAATGTTGAACAAGCTGCCTGAAAACTCAATTCTTACTCCTCATTTTAAAGAGTTTCAACGGCTAGTTGATGTTGATATCACCGATAGTTTTATGCGTATAAATTTGATGCGAGATTTTTGTATCAATTACAAAGTATATATCGTACTAAAAGGTGCTTACAGTATTGTTTGCACGCCACAAGGCGATTGTTATTTTAATCCTACCGGCAATCCCGGAATGGCAACAGGAGGTAGTGGTGATGTGTTGACAGGCGTGATAGCAGGACTTTTAGCACAAGGTTATAACCAGAAAGATGCTTGTATTTTAGCTACATATTTGCACGGCAGAGCAGGTGATATTTCAGCGTTTCAAAATGGCTATGAAGCGATAATCGCTTCAGATATTATTGAGAATTTGGGTAATGCGTTTGTGGAGATTTATTAG
- a CDS encoding GH92 family glycosyl hydrolase, whose translation MIKIILYAATLILFLFAFGSCQTKIKDAEPLDYTQFVDPLIGTGEMGHVYPGATAPFGMVQLSPQTHFEPMHDSEGNYNKDVYKYCSGYQYADTTIIGFAHTNFSGTGHSDLGDVLIMPTTKKIKVSDFKSPTDFNTFASKYSHDSEFASPGYYEVFLENDSILAQLTATDRVGYHKYTFKNSNTASIVLDMVYNVYHHDDKNVWTFIRVENDTLITGYRQTQGWARTRIVYFSIQTSKPIINYGHKKFDKTQYQGFYRRFDQENNFPEFAGKNIKAFFEFDMQNDPVLEIKVALSSVSTDGAKLNAQTEAPNWNFDEIKNQTQKKWNDELSKIDAEFISDEDKLNFYTALYHTYLSPIIYQDVDKKYRGLDQNIHVAEDFDNYTIFSLWDTYRALHPLFNIIQPERNVDMIKSMLAHYQQSVHKMLPIWSHYANENWCMIGYHAVSVIADAIAKGNDNFDKQLALQAAISTANVPYFDGLGYYLEYNFVPDDKSHSSVSKTLEFAYNDWCISEIAKSLNNKAVQEEYLKRSNNFINVFDTVSGFMRPRLSDLTFRENFDPSNTSGQGFIEGNAWNYGLYVPHDINKMIDMMGGKQKFESYLDTVFTMYIEDEQFEHNEDITRHGIIGGYVHGNEPGHHIPYLYNWTDSQHKTQERVREILKTMYKPTFDGLCGNDDVGQMSAWYIFSALGFYPVLPGSSYYAIGSPVVKNATVKLNNGKVFKVEVENQSDENIYVKNVYINGKQISDYTLNHEDIRKGGTLKFEMTDKPN comes from the coding sequence ATGATAAAAATTATACTTTACGCAGCCACTTTAATATTGTTTTTGTTTGCTTTTGGTTCGTGCCAAACCAAAATCAAAGATGCTGAACCACTTGATTATACTCAGTTTGTAGATCCGCTGATAGGCACAGGCGAAATGGGACATGTATATCCTGGTGCTACGGCTCCTTTTGGTATGGTGCAGCTGAGTCCGCAAACGCACTTTGAGCCAATGCACGATAGCGAGGGGAATTACAACAAAGATGTTTATAAATATTGCTCCGGATATCAGTATGCCGATACGACTATTATTGGCTTTGCTCATACAAATTTCAGCGGTACGGGTCATTCCGACTTAGGCGATGTACTTATTATGCCTACTACAAAGAAAATTAAAGTCTCCGATTTTAAATCTCCCACCGATTTCAACACATTTGCATCTAAATACAGCCACGATAGCGAGTTTGCTTCGCCAGGGTATTATGAGGTTTTTCTTGAAAACGACTCAATTTTGGCTCAACTAACCGCTACCGATAGGGTTGGATATCATAAATACACTTTCAAAAATAGCAACACTGCGAGTATAGTGTTAGATATGGTTTACAATGTTTATCATCACGACGATAAAAACGTTTGGACTTTTATAAGAGTTGAAAACGATACTCTTATCACCGGTTACCGACAAACGCAGGGTTGGGCAAGGACTCGCATAGTGTATTTCAGTATTCAGACTTCAAAGCCGATTATAAATTACGGACACAAAAAGTTTGACAAAACCCAATATCAGGGCTTTTACAGACGTTTCGACCAAGAAAATAATTTTCCGGAATTTGCAGGAAAAAACATAAAGGCGTTTTTTGAATTTGATATGCAAAACGACCCGGTTTTGGAAATAAAAGTTGCTTTGTCATCTGTTAGTACCGACGGAGCTAAACTAAACGCTCAAACCGAAGCACCCAATTGGAATTTTGATGAAATAAAAAATCAAACGCAAAAGAAATGGAACGATGAATTATCCAAGATAGATGCGGAGTTTATTTCTGATGAAGACAAACTCAATTTTTATACGGCTTTGTACCACACATATTTATCACCGATTATTTATCAAGATGTTGATAAAAAGTACAGAGGCTTAGACCAAAACATTCATGTAGCTGAAGACTTCGACAATTACACGATTTTTTCATTGTGGGATACTTATCGGGCTTTGCATCCATTGTTTAATATTATCCAGCCGGAGCGAAATGTAGATATGATAAAATCTATGTTGGCTCATTATCAGCAGAGTGTCCACAAAATGTTGCCGATTTGGAGCCATTATGCAAACGAAAATTGGTGTATGATTGGTTATCACGCGGTTTCGGTCATTGCTGATGCTATCGCCAAAGGCAACGATAACTTCGATAAACAATTGGCTTTACAAGCTGCTATTAGCACTGCCAATGTTCCTTATTTCGACGGCTTGGGTTATTACCTAGAATACAATTTTGTTCCCGACGATAAAAGTCATTCTTCCGTATCAAAAACTCTTGAGTTTGCCTACAACGATTGGTGTATTTCCGAAATAGCTAAAAGTCTTAACAATAAGGCTGTCCAGGAAGAATATCTTAAAAGAAGTAACAATTTTATAAATGTGTTTGATACTGTTAGCGGTTTTATGCGTCCACGCTTGTCCGACTTGACTTTCAGAGAAAACTTCGATCCTTCAAATACGTCGGGACAAGGTTTTATTGAAGGCAATGCGTGGAACTACGGGTTATACGTGCCGCACGATATTAACAAAATGATTGATATGATGGGTGGCAAACAAAAGTTTGAAAGCTATTTGGATACGGTTTTTACAATGTATATTGAAGATGAGCAGTTTGAACACAACGAAGATATTACTCGACACGGTATAATTGGCGGTTACGTTCACGGCAACGAACCCGGACATCATATCCCGTACTTGTACAATTGGACTGATAGTCAGCATAAAACGCAAGAACGAGTCAGAGAAATACTGAAAACAATGTATAAACCCACTTTCGACGGCTTGTGTGGCAATGATGATGTAGGTCAAATGAGTGCTTGGTACATTTTTAGTGCTTTAGGATTTTATCCGGTTTTGCCCGGAAGCAGTTACTATGCAATTGGAAGTCCTGTGGTTAAAAATGCAACTGTAAAACTCAATAACGGCAAGGTTTTTAAAGTAGAAGTTGAAAATCAATCCGATGAAAATATTTATGTAAAAAACGTTTACATTAATGGAAAACAGATTTCCGATTATACTTTAAACCACGAAGATATACGTAAGGGAGGTACATTAAAATTTGAAATGACAGATAAACCAAATTAA
- a CDS encoding ABC transporter permease: protein MRKLLVHILSDINISIKSFMTHKTRFILTVLIISIGITALVGILTSIEGLQHYLTENFKSMGSNTLTIHRKWRDTRGNVKKEKGDLYRRITYKEAVEFKNRFSSNDHLCSISNTFSGTSTVQSNLIKTNPNISVIGSDENYLTIRGYDLSAGRFFSSEEASRNSYVVVIGSTIADKLFSSAQKSLNQTVKIGSTPYRVIGVLEDKGMSMGFDMNNICIIPIHNARIKYETDRTSYKIDFTVSDATSIEKAEEEATGVFRVIRKNKPSESNSFEIDKGDSILSDMNKNLRTIRIVGLVISIVTLLASAIALMNIMLISVTERTHEIGLRKAIGANNNNIRTQFLLEAVIIAQIGALLGIVLGVALGNIISIYLKISFFVPWNWILISVIAAFIVAIISGIIPANKAASLNPIDSLRAE, encoded by the coding sequence ATGAGAAAGCTTTTAGTACACATTTTGAGCGATATAAATATATCTATAAAGTCGTTTATGACTCATAAAACCAGATTTATTTTAACAGTATTAATTATTTCGATTGGAATAACTGCTTTAGTCGGAATACTCACTTCAATTGAAGGTTTGCAACATTATCTGACCGAAAATTTTAAATCGATGGGTAGCAATACGCTTACCATCCACAGAAAATGGAGAGATACAAGGGGTAATGTCAAAAAAGAAAAAGGTGATTTGTACCGACGCATAACTTATAAAGAAGCTGTTGAATTTAAAAACAGATTTAGCAGCAATGATCACTTATGCAGTATTTCCAACACATTTTCGGGGACTTCTACCGTACAAAGTAATTTAATCAAAACCAACCCTAATATTTCTGTAATTGGCAGCGACGAAAATTACTTGACAATAAGGGGATACGACTTGTCGGCAGGCAGATTTTTTTCGTCGGAAGAAGCATCTCGCAACAGTTATGTTGTTGTTATTGGTTCGACCATTGCCGACAAACTGTTTTCATCGGCACAAAAATCCTTAAACCAAACCGTAAAAATAGGTTCCACTCCGTACAGAGTCATTGGAGTACTAGAAGATAAAGGAATGTCGATGGGATTTGATATGAACAACATTTGCATTATACCTATCCATAATGCCAGAATTAAATACGAAACCGATAGAACTAGCTACAAAATTGATTTCACAGTCTCAGATGCGACATCAATAGAAAAAGCCGAAGAAGAAGCAACCGGAGTTTTTAGAGTGATTAGAAAAAATAAACCTTCGGAAAGCAACAGCTTTGAAATTGATAAAGGCGACAGCATTTTATCAGACATGAACAAAAACCTGCGAACCATCAGAATTGTCGGGTTGGTCATCAGTATTGTTACTTTGCTTGCATCAGCCATAGCTTTGATGAACATTATGCTGATATCGGTAACCGAACGCACTCACGAAATCGGTTTACGCAAAGCTATCGGTGCTAACAATAACAATATAAGAACTCAATTTTTGTTAGAAGCTGTTATTATTGCACAAATAGGAGCTCTATTGGGAATAGTCTTGGGTGTTGCATTGGGAAATATAATATCTATCTACTTAAAAATTTCGTTTTTCGTGCCTTGGAATTGGATTTTGATAAGTGTTATAGCTGCTTTTATTGTTGCAATAATTTCGGGAATAATACCTGCAAACAAAGCTGCAAGTCTAAATCCAATAGACTCTCTAAGAGCCGAATAA